Proteins encoded by one window of Mycolicibacterium cosmeticum:
- a CDS encoding AMP-binding protein, protein MRAIPGDLTKRYVAEGWWRPETLGRMLADGLAAGPDVGFCVHSEIRPYAGTFGDVEQRARRLAAGLRDRGVGPGDVVVLQLPNWMEAAVAFWASAFLGAVTVPVVHFYGRRELGHIIATVKPKVYLSTAQFGRMSFQPDLCRGIPIVGLVGADERLREEHGLSGFDDLLAEAPLAETLPTDPAAPALIAFTSGTTKEPKGVVHSHQTLGFETRQLLDNYPPDRGRQLTATPVGHFIGMLGAFLIPVLEGAPIDLCDVWDPGKVLDLIEREGLSIGGGPPYFVTSLMDHPRFTKEHLARFTSVGLGGSTVPAAVTRRLADHGLFVYRSYGSTEHPSITGSGVTAPEDKRLYTDGNVRPGVEIRLGPDGEIFSRGPDLCLGYTDDALTAKCFDDDGWYRTGDIGVLDEDGYLTITDRTADLIIRGGENISALEVEEVLLGMPQIAEAAVVAAPDTRLGERVAAVLRLRSGHAMPTLDEVRTHFGRAGVARQKWPEELHEVPEGEDYPRTASGKVQKFRIRQAVRQAAVTSS, encoded by the coding sequence GTGCGTGCCATCCCCGGTGACCTGACCAAACGGTACGTGGCGGAAGGCTGGTGGCGGCCCGAAACCCTCGGCCGGATGCTGGCCGACGGCCTGGCGGCCGGCCCCGATGTCGGCTTCTGTGTGCACTCGGAGATCCGGCCGTACGCGGGCACCTTCGGCGATGTCGAACAGCGGGCCAGGCGGTTGGCGGCCGGTTTGCGCGATCGCGGGGTGGGTCCCGGTGACGTGGTGGTGCTGCAGTTGCCGAACTGGATGGAGGCCGCGGTCGCGTTCTGGGCGTCGGCGTTCCTCGGTGCGGTGACCGTGCCGGTGGTGCATTTCTACGGTCGCAGGGAGCTGGGGCACATCATCGCCACGGTCAAGCCGAAGGTCTACCTGTCCACCGCACAGTTCGGCCGGATGTCATTCCAGCCCGACCTGTGCCGCGGCATCCCGATCGTCGGTCTGGTGGGGGCCGATGAACGCTTGCGTGAAGAGCATGGGCTCAGCGGCTTCGACGACCTGCTCGCCGAGGCGCCGCTGGCCGAGACGCTGCCCACCGACCCCGCCGCCCCGGCCCTGATCGCCTTCACCTCGGGAACCACGAAGGAGCCCAAGGGAGTGGTGCACAGCCATCAGACACTGGGCTTCGAGACGCGGCAGCTACTGGACAACTACCCGCCCGACCGGGGCCGTCAGCTGACCGCGACGCCGGTCGGTCACTTCATCGGGATGCTCGGCGCCTTCCTCATCCCCGTGCTGGAGGGCGCGCCGATCGACCTGTGCGACGTGTGGGATCCGGGGAAGGTGCTGGACCTGATCGAGCGCGAGGGCCTGTCCATCGGCGGCGGCCCGCCGTATTTCGTCACCAGTTTGATGGACCATCCGCGGTTCACGAAGGAGCATCTGGCGAGGTTCACGTCGGTGGGCCTCGGCGGCTCGACGGTACCCGCCGCCGTCACCCGGCGGCTGGCCGATCACGGACTGTTCGTCTACCGGTCCTACGGGAGCACCGAGCACCCGTCCATCACCGGCTCGGGCGTCACCGCGCCCGAGGACAAGAGGCTGTACACCGACGGCAATGTCCGTCCCGGCGTGGAGATCCGGCTCGGACCCGACGGCGAGATCTTCAGCAGGGGACCCGATCTGTGCCTGGGTTACACCGACGATGCGCTGACCGCGAAGTGCTTCGACGACGACGGCTGGTACCGCACCGGCGATATCGGTGTGCTCGACGAAGACGGCTACCTGACGATCACCGACCGGACGGCCGACCTGATCATCCGCGGCGGCGAGAACATCAGCGCTCTGGAAGTGGAAGAGGTGCTGCTGGGCATGCCGCAGATCGCCGAGGCGGCGGTGGTCGCCGCCCCCGACACGCGGCTGGGCGAGCGGGTGGCCGCCGTGCTGAGACTGCGCAGCGGCCACGCGATGCCCACCCTCGACGAGGTCAGGACCCATTTCGGACGGGCCGGGGTGGCGCGGCAGAAGTGGCCGGAGGAGCTGCACGAGGTGCCCGAGGGTGAGGACTATCCGCGCACCGCCAGCGGCAAGGTGCAGAAGTTCCGCATCCGGCAGGCGGTCCGGCAGGCGGCTGTCACCTCGTCCTGA
- a CDS encoding enoyl-CoA hydratase/isomerase family protein, which produces MVDLEIEDGLAVVTIDRPHARNAISLDTMDELGKALDGAEGARALVITGAGDKAFVSGGDLKELAALRTESEAAAMAWRMRTICDRIAGFPGPVVAALNGHALGGGAEFAVAADIRIAADDIKIGFNQVSLAIMPAWGGAERLGALVGRGRALLLAGTGRVLRADDAHRIGLIDEVVPRTEFAAHWRTTAQLLARRPGGEIKRVINGTTTTDAVAAFAKLWVSDEHWAAADKVFDKGR; this is translated from the coding sequence ATGGTCGACCTCGAGATCGAGGACGGATTGGCGGTCGTCACCATCGACCGCCCGCACGCACGCAATGCCATATCGCTGGACACGATGGACGAACTCGGCAAGGCACTCGACGGAGCCGAGGGTGCGCGGGCGCTGGTGATCACCGGCGCGGGCGACAAGGCCTTCGTCTCGGGCGGCGACCTCAAGGAACTGGCCGCGCTGCGCACGGAGTCGGAGGCCGCCGCAATGGCCTGGCGCATGCGCACCATCTGCGATCGGATCGCCGGCTTCCCGGGACCGGTGGTGGCCGCACTCAACGGTCACGCGCTCGGCGGGGGTGCCGAGTTCGCGGTGGCCGCCGATATCCGGATCGCCGCCGACGACATCAAGATCGGGTTCAACCAGGTGTCGCTGGCGATCATGCCGGCCTGGGGTGGGGCCGAACGCCTCGGCGCACTGGTCGGCCGCGGCCGCGCTCTGCTGTTGGCCGGCACCGGCCGGGTGCTGCGTGCCGACGATGCCCACCGGATCGGGCTGATCGACGAGGTGGTGCCGCGCACCGAGTTCGCCGCGCACTGGCGGACCACGGCCCAGCTGTTGGCCCGCCGGCCCGGCGGCGAGATCAAGCGGGTGATCAACGGGACGACGACCACCGATGCGGTCGCGGCCTTCGCGAAACTGTGGGTGTCCGACGAACATTGGGCGGCCGCGGACAAGGTGTTCGACAAGGGCAGGTAG